A segment of the Babylonia areolata isolate BAREFJ2019XMU chromosome 20, ASM4173473v1, whole genome shotgun sequence genome:
TGTGGATGAAGtaattgattgatggattggttTATGGATGGACAGATTGGTTAAAGGACGGGCTGATATGTGGATGGGTTGTTCTTTTTATTGATGAACTGATTGATGGGTTTGTTTTTGGATGGACTGATTGCTTGCTGAatggactgatggatggattGGTTTGTAGATGGACTGAATAATCATTTATGGATGGACTGATTGATAATTTATGGATGGATTGATTGTTAGATGGATAGGTATGTGGTTGGACTGATCAATTGATGGATTGATTATTGATGaactgattgatggatggattgatgtgtGGATGGACTGATTGATCGATGGATTTATTTGATAGATGAACTGATTGACATATGGATTGATAACATATGGACTGATTGATGGATTGGATTCATTTGACAGATGGACTGCTTGACATATGGATCAATGCATGGATGGACTAAGTGATGGATTGGTTTCCTCTGACAGATAGACTCATTAATGTATGGATTCATTTGacggacacttttttttttttttcagaatgaccCTGGAGGACACAGGCtgcgacatcaccaccaccaccaccacctccaagtccccctccccgtcccagcCGTGCAGCAAGCCGGTGATCCACCCGTGCGTGGACCCACCCCTGTGTGACAACTGCCAGCGCCTGGACTTGTCCTTCTTCGACCCCGTGTGCGCGGGATGCAGGCAGATCCTGGGCAACCCAGGCACCTCGGTGCCCGAGATCTTCGCCATCCTGCGGCAGTGGACGCCCCAGACGCAGCAGAGTTTGGAGCTGCTGGTGGAGGAggtaagggggagggaagggggattgtgttgtgttgggattgtgctttgtgctgtgatgtgatgtgatgttctgatgttgtgtttactgtgtggtgttctgttgtgtggtgtgctggtggtgtgctttactgtaccgtactgtattgtactatatcatattgtactgtactgtaccagaTTGGATTGTCCTCTGCTGTTTTGTACTTTACTGTACAGGAAATAAGGCGGaagggggttttgtttgtgtttggattgtgctgtggtgtgctgttctcatgttgtgttatattgtgtgacATACTGTAGTGTGATATGCTTGTGTTGTACTTTactatattgcactgtattgcatcatTCCATATTGTGTTTTACTGGATTGGATTGTCCTccgttgttttgtactgtactgtactgtgttgtactgtgctggatgtaggggaagggggtttgtgttggattgtgctgtgtgctgtgatgttctgatgttgtgtatttttttgtgtgtgatctgCTGTAATGTACtagtattgtactttactgtgctgtactgtaaggCTCTGATATTGTCCTTTATTGTTCTAGACTGTAATGTTCTGATTTTATATTTTATTGTGTGATGTACTGAACTGTAACATACTGgtgttgtactttactgtaccatactgtactgtactgcactgtattgcatcgtAACATATTGgactggactgtactgtactgaattggattgtcttctgttgttttgtactgtactgtactgtactgtactgttatgtacgagtattttattgtgttgcattgaactgtactgtattggtattgtactgtactgtattattttgcactgtattgaactgtgaTGTATTCTATACTGTActaaactgtattgtattacttgttgtcacaacagatttgtctgtgtgaaattcaggctgctctccctggggagaggctgtcaccacagtgcaacaccaccttttgttttgtttatttctgtcttcaggGATATTTGTTCTGCTTTCAAAGTGGGTTGGCTTTTTTACaggattttgtcagggacaaccctttgcgctaagtgcatggtgcacacaggacCCAGTTGTATTATCTCATCCAAAAGGCTAGCACGCAGGCTACTTCCACTCAgtatctagtggagggggggagcaaAAATCCATACCGTGTACACATATGGATTGAACctgtatagtcattcggatgagacagtaaaccaaggtcccgtgtgcagcatgcacttagcgcatgttaaagaacccacggcaacaaaagggttgttcctggcaaaattctgtagaaaaatccacttcgataggaaaaacaaataaaactgcacgcaggaaaagtacaaaaaagtgggtggtgctatagtgtagcgacgcgctctccgtggggagagcagcctgaatttcacacagagaaatctgttgtgataaaaagaaatacaaatacaaatttatatATTCTCGATTATTTTTCTTGGTGGTGCcctaaaccctttgagccctgagttcctgagcaattttaacccttctgtgtgagctcctgagccaaaatttgcaaattattggtattaaaccctttgagccctgaccactgctttaccagtggtagagaaaaatgacataatgcctagccaccggttgagcggtgcgtaaaccaCTAGAATTGTGCAGCCTCAACATGGCCCGTCAGGGCaaaaatcagggacaaaacgtgcgagaaaacaactgtacacaacgcagcaagtaattgatatgtttgatgatttatcggaagtagagtatgacaatgattactctgatagtgaggtggaattcaaatcggatgattttgctacagatagtgatgttgaaaatgaatctgagcatgcagaatcatttgatcaaaggaggcgtgttaggttgagactctgcacgcttcatgatagaaatcgatcttttttatccaaaacacatgcacaaaacacagtgaaaaggcacggccattttggtactacgttcgctgacgtcagaatactacagtttttctgattggctcttcaatataagtcagccaatagcaaaacatgacacaagtgtttacgcaccccTCAACCGGTGcttaggcattatgtcatttttctctaccaccggtaaagcggtggtcagggctcaaagggttaataggtcttcttttttcttttttcttttttttttcatttgctgcCCCAGTCATCTGCATATTTTTCAGTGTCAATACTTCCCATGTTGCTCATCCCCCTTACTTGgacacacccaggttcatctgctggcagtccacagggagcttttgtttgtttcattcctgTCAACTTGAGCTGTGCATGTTGTTGAATGACTGGTGCATAACTAAgtgttttggtttgtctctgcacaaaattctgCGCCTGCAAGcgttttggtttgtctctgcacaaaattctgCGCCTGCAAGcgttttggtttgtctctgcacaaaattctgCGCCTGCAAGcattttggtttgtctctgcacaaaattcagcgtcttataagggcttttttttttctattatggtTATGTTGGGTCACCAGAAGGCTTTGTAggtgtttctttttcgttttcctcttgtacttcttcttcttgttgtccttctgtctttgttaGCTGCAGCTCCTTTGTACTCATACTCTGTGTACACTCATGTACCAGCCTGTAAATGGGTTTTTACTGTTAGTGTGTGATAGTTTTTCACCTATTGATTGGACAGCTATATTCCAAATATGTGGGGGCAGGGGAGTGCTTCCATAATGCACTAAAAAGTGTATATGGTTTAGATTAATTCTaacatgggtgtttgtgtgtttgtgtgtgtgcccttgtttTTATGTATGCCcctgattgtgtgtatgtgaatgtgtgcatatgtatgtgtgtgtgtgtgtgtgtgtgtgtgtgtatatatatatatatatatatgtgagtgtgtatgtgtgtgcctgtgtgtctgtgtatgtgcctgcatgtgatatatgtgcacatgcatgtatatgagtaagaagtgtgtgtgcgcatggcgagtatgcctgcgtgtgtggtatatatacatgtgtatgtgcgggCGCAGAGGGAAGGAGTGGTATCAGACAGAGTATCAGTGTGGATACATTTCTCTGTTAGTGTTGTTTGCCTCTGTTGCCTTCCTGTTTCCCCATCCTTCTGCTCTACTGTAATTTCATCAGGGCTGACTGTACTGAGGCACCTTGTACTGGCAAACTGGAAAACTGGTGGTGGGGACAGGTCACACATTTTTTTTGCAGCTGCCTGAAAGTTCATTCACAGTTATTTGGCATTAACTGTTTAGGGTGTCATTGTAGTGAGACCTTTTGAGGTGTTGTGATATTAGCCTAGgactctcttattctctctctctcccctgccttctctctctgttacacacacacacacacacacacacacacacacacacacacacacacacacacacacacacacagtctttcatttctcagtctctttctctgttcttttctttctctcaagtttttaaaaaaaatttttcttcccttgttccctcaccaccaccacaaccccttctgtcccctttcctttctctctttctcctccttctctctctcttttctcatcctctatctcctctctttctacaccccctccaccccaccccctgcccttctctctcttcactctttctctttacttttcttccccctatctcccttccttgtctttctgttctctctatcttccttccctccctcctttctcttcccttctcatTCTCATCTTTGTACcccctctgtctcgctttcttgtctttttttcctacTTACTTCCCTCCCtacttttcagggtttttttgtttgtttgtttgttggtttttttgctgtcctctatatttctatctctctgtctttccctccctctctacctccgccccccacactctcttctctctctctgtgcctccccacCCTTTCCACACTTTTTTTGCCCCCCCCAGTCAGTATCATGTTAAAGCTTGGCTGGTTTGTGTTTCATCAGATAACATCAGGACAAAGTGGGGGGAGTGTGCCAAGCAAAATTTAAAAGTCAAGAGATGTGTAGTAGCTAGCTGTGGACCAGAGGGAAGCAAAGTGGACCGGCTCGAGGAGATACTGCGATAGAGCCTTGTGTGGCCTGTGGGATTTGTTCCGTTTTTATCTGGAGTTGTTGTTTGTCATAACAAAGGTTGTTGTCTGCGCCTCagttcttctctttgtgtgtctctgtctgcctgtcagtctgtctgtctgtctatcagacacactcacaaagagacacacatggatgcacatagacacagagacacacgcaggcatacatgtgtttacacacacacacacagaggaacatacACATtgggggactctctctctctctctctctctctatttcttctctACCTCTAACTTTTTCAGatttccccctttcctccccctttccTGCCCCATCATGTTTGTATTGAACAATATTGCagtagagaaaaaagaaaattagttgggttttttctggttttttgtttgtttgtttgtttgtttttctcttctgatATGGATTACTATTCAGACATTCAGTGCCACCTTAGAACACTTGGTAGATGTAGATCCATTTAAACTGACATAGTGAAATGCTGGGCTGTATTGAGCATTGAATGTGAAGACCTCTTTTTGATTGTTTCTTTAATTTGGCATGTGTGGTTGGTATGGTGTTTGTGTTGCTTAATTTGGCATGTGTGATTGGTATTGCGTTTGTGTCGCCTGTTTCAGTGTTTGCctcttggtgtgtatgtgtgtatgtaaatgactGAGTCTGAAATCATTTGAGCGGCTTGTATTTAATATGCTGAATGATATCACCTATCAAAATTTATTTAGCTTTCAGTAGGGAGATAGCTCAGGCGTTTAGGCTTAAAACTTTGTATACCAAAGAAGATAGAATGATGAAGAAGGCATGTTTTAGTCAGTATGGTTATGTTTCTGCTATATGATactgatagtcagtcatgtctgaccatgactgtcagaacagcagaggaggcaactgctgtcctgactgtctgggctagatttAGATTTTAGTGGGGAGTCTTGCCCACATTACTTCCCGACTTTTCGGATACTGACAAGCTAATCCCGACTTTTTGGATACGGACAAGCTCCAAAACAGCAGGATGATGTTTGTGGGTTTGCTTCTCTGTACCATTTATTTACCTTGTGCAAGCTGATGCAAGCATGAAGCAGGAATGGTGTGAAGTTGTTCTCCCTTTGTCTTTTGGAGAACATGAGTTATCATATTTGTTTGTTCAAAGTCTGAAACAGCATTTGTTTTTTGCATGCAGATTCTGAAACGAGGAGCCAATGTGAACGACAGAGATGGCCTGACAGACATGACCTTGTTACACTACGCCAGCAAGGCAGGAGCTGCCGGCATCGGTGACCCTGACCTTGCAGCACAGGTGGTGACGGATTTGCTCAACAGGGGCGCTGATGTGAACATTCGCTGCCGATGGACCAACATGACTGCCCTTCATTATGCCGCTTACTTCGACGTCGTTCCTGTTCTCAAAGTCCTCTTAAAGACTACCAAAGCTTTAGGTGTGTAcatctgacgggtgcaatagccaagtggttaaagcattggactttcaaactgggCGTCCCGAGTTTGAATCttggttacggcgcctggtgggtaaatggtggagatttctgatctcccagatcaacagatgtgcagacctgctagtgcctaaaccctcttcatgtgtatacagtatgcgcatgcagaagatcaaatatgcatgttaaaggtcCTGAAATCCGTGTCACCGTTTGGTGAataatacacataaaatgttacatgtctgagtgttgtgtgcgtgcatggcttaaatctgactgaatgacacaggaaacaaatgatgagcacccagtggcagctgtcagtccgctctacccaggtaggcagcctgttgtgctaaatgcgcttagagcttggtcttgacagaggataggtgctatataagtgtccatatcatcgtcatcatcatcttgaatGATTTAGTTTTTCACTCCAtgaatgacttgtgtgtgtattctgtgaaTGGCATAGGTGTGTACTCTGAATGGCTTTGGTTTGTACTTTGCAAGTAACATTTAGTTTATTACAGAGGTTTCACTGACAAGGAGGTATTTGAAGACATCTTCTAGGTCATCAACTCCTTGAATGCTAGATCTTGAAGAAATACCATCTTAGCCTGAATTTCAGATGCACTGTATTGTTATATTTGTGACAAAAATTACAAGACAGTCATTTCAAGTAATCATTAAATGAAATTGGGGGGAAaaatacctccccccccaaaaaacaacaacaacaacaacaacaacaacaacagaatgctgTAGTTGAATCCGGTACATCACATGGACTATTTTACCAGTTTTACCAAAATCTTTGACAAAAAGTAGTGAAACCTGCTCACAGTTCAAGCCAATAAGAGAGATACACATGGTGCATCTACCAGACTTTCGTCTGAAGATGTTATGAGAACAATTCTCACTAGATATATATTTTTGCTGTTGATAAGAACAATACTCactgaatacatatttttgttgctgttgttgtttctgtctgccttAAGAACAAGATCTTTTGCATTTCATGTACCTGATTCCTCTGTGTTTTTCGATCATACAGACATTGACAGCGCTTGTTCAGAATTTGAGCATGGGACAGCGTTACACATAGCGGCATCCAACTTGGCACACGAAGCCATCAAGGTGCTGGTCCAGAACGGGGCCAACCCAGGGCTGAAGGATGACCTCGGCAGGGTTCCTATCGGTGAGGCAGGAAATGAATTTTGTCTGGTTGGTTCTTAGTAATGGGCAGAACTTGTTGACATTCAGTGTGCTTTGTTAGTGCTTTGGTAATGGATTGATTTTTATCTGGTTACTTCTTAGCAGTGGGCAGAATTTGTAGGCATTCAGTGTGCTTGGTTAGTGCTTTGGTAAAGGATTGAGTTTTGACTGGTTAGTTCTTAGTAATGGGCAGAACTTGTACTAGATGTAGACATTCATTGTGCTTTTTTAGTTATCTGGTAACAGAATGTTTTTTTCTGGTTAGTTCTTAGTAAAGGGCAGAATTTGTAGACATTAATGTACTTTGCTAGTGCTTTGGTAacggattgattttttttctggttaGTTCTCTAAGGAATGAATAGAACTCGTAGACATTCACTATTCTTTGTTAGTGTTTAGCTTTGAACTGTATTTGGTAATGGATTAATTTTTGTCAGGTTAGTTCTTAGTGATGGACAGAACTCACAGATGGTCATTGTGCTTTGTTAGTGCTAAGCTTTGAACTGGATTTTGTAATGGATTGAGTTTTGTCTGGCGAGATCTTAGTTTTGAACTGTATTTGTAAATGATGCACATTTGATCGTATATTATTTAGTTATGATTTGTATTATATTTGAAATTTTGCTTTGTTGGTACTTTGTTATGGACTGTGTTTGAAATTCACTAAAGCTTTGCTTAGTTAGTATTCAgctatgaactgtgtgtgtaattgatACATTTTAGCTTAGTTATGAACTGTATTAATCACTGTAGCACACATGCACAGTGAATGACAGAGTGTGTAACAACCATCAACTAAAATCAATGTCAGCTGTAGTTATAAATAAATCAaatcacacatacaaagaaatgaTTATTTGAATGAGCAACACGTAAGCAAGCAAATGAAGGAATGTATAAttgataataagtaaataaacatgaTATGATTATTTACTATACAAGTAAATGATTGACCGAATGCATATGTTCAAGGCCTGACTTgagtaaccaaaccaaaccaatatGTTTAACAGTTATGTATACATTCATGCTTGtatccactcactcacccatccacccacctacctatccatccatccatcaaaacATACAAGGAGATAATAACAAACAATCCAACAACTGAGCAatggtgtgtgttttcagactgTGTCCCCGACCCGAACAACTTTGATGCAGACTCCGACATGAGCAACCTTGCGAAACGCGTACGGAAAACTCTTCAGGAGgcgtctccctcttccccttccaaaCCACCCCCCAACTACGACCTTGTCCACTCCAAGGTCACACTCCAGGCCCTGGGCTTGCAGCTGGGGGACAAGATAGTGGTCAGTGGGGTCAAGGTGAGGAGTTTAGTAGGGTCAAGGTAAGTAGTTCAATGGGGGTCAAAGTTTGGAGTTCAGTGGGGTCAGGGTGAGGAGTTTGGTGGTGGTAAGGTGAGAAATTTTGTGGGGTCAAGGTGAGGATTTCTGTGGGGTCAAGATGAGGAGATAAGTGTGGTTAAGGTGAGGGTTTACGCTGGGGCCAAGTGAGGAATTTAGTAGGTTAAAGGTGAGGAGTCAACAAGGTGAAGAGTTTAATGATGTTAATGTTAAGAATTCAGTGTGGTGAAGGTGAAGAGTTCAGTGGGGTTGAGGGAGGAAGTATTGCTCAACTGTTGTCTTTATAAGGAAACTATATGTCATCTGTTTTTGCACaaatgaaatgtgtgtgaatCACCCCTGATGTAGCACTGTATGGTTGGCTGTGCTCTTAtgccaaaatgaaagaagaaaataagtttgCATGAATGTGCTTGAACTCAGAGCTGCTGGTTACCTGTGTTTTTCAGAGTGGCTACCTAAGGTACTGTGGACCGACAGAGTTCGCCTCAGGTGTGTGGGCGGGCATCGAACTAGACGAACCGCTTGGCAAAAACGATGGCAGCATTGGAGGAATCTCTTACTTCAAGTGTCCAAACAACTATGGTGAGTTACTCTGAACACTGATTGGGCTGCTGCATTAAGAAAATTGTCTCTGTGTTCTTAGCATGCACAGCCAATGATCTGCACGACCACTTGTTCTTACCAGCGGAACTGAAAGTGTAAAGGCACTGTGAAGGGAAATGGATGgactggaggttttttttttgtttgtttttttttgcttcagttaGGATTGAGTATTCTCCCAATTAAAGTGATTTCCTTTCTCAGTTCCTTTTCATTTTTCAGTCATCTGTTTGAGCTGGCCAAGTTATTAAAaaatattggaaaaaaacaaagataaaaaaagcaaaaaaccatGATAAGAAATGCTGGAACAGACTCTGCCGAACATCAAgttatattatttttcttttattgaaaATCTCCCATTACTTGTTGCTTTTGGCTTTCACTCCTTGACTGGcactggcttaaaaaaaaaaaaagacagagggggaggggggggagagaaaaaaagacagaggtgTTGGTTGATATAATatttaattctcttttttttttcctttcttttggggagtgggggtgggggtggttgccccatcatctgcaccattacaGTTGCATTATGTTCAAACCACTCATCCTGAGGCCCCCCCTTTACATGACTGATGATCTGAGTACTTATACAGTGcttatccttggttggagaccaagctctaaacgcttgacaaaaacagtcatttgcacaaaag
Coding sequences within it:
- the LOC143295313 gene encoding CAP-Gly domain-containing linker protein 3-like isoform X1 encodes the protein MGTTDKHQSGEGEEKEGEETRGTLLSSTARHLCWRCKMTLEDTGCDITTTTTTSKSPSPSQPCSKPVIHPCVDPPLCDNCQRLDLSFFDPVCAGCRQILGNPGTSVPEIFAILRQWTPQTQQSLELLVEEILKRGANVNDRDGLTDMTLLHYASKAGAAGIGDPDLAAQVVTDLLNRGADVNIRCRWTNMTALHYAAYFDVVPVLKVLLKTTKALDIDSACSEFEHGTALHIAASNLAHEAIKVLVQNGANPGLKDDLGRVPIDCVPDPNNFDADSDMSNLAKRVRKTLQEASPSSPSKPPPNYDLVHSKVTLQALGLQLGDKIVVSGVKSGYLRYCGPTEFASGVWAGIELDEPLGKNDGSIGGISYFKCPNNYGIFAPISKVMKPGAVPVSRTPPPTPLRSLSKGHVDVSRVTARVDTGLSKSRASSLSDSGDMEVGDRVIVAGQRKGTIRFVGETQFAPGTWYGVELDRPAGKNDGGVGGVQYFSCRPKHGVFAPLSRIQKLGDRRFSSNESLDTISWGAVSERVDRKRQTRSKTPTKSPRPGVSITRTPGSRQAFTLEVGMSVLCNNELGTVRYIGPTDVGEGTWLGVELRTPKGKNDGSVQGRRYFSCRAEHGLLVRPNKVTVRGINGAKLLGEATPTSNSSSSFNHTTSRHSRASAEREWPSSAEMNAKT
- the LOC143295313 gene encoding CAP-Gly domain-containing linker protein 3-like isoform X2, whose translation is MMFTTDYLSSLDSDSDSVFEMTLEDTGCDITTTTTTSKSPSPSQPCSKPVIHPCVDPPLCDNCQRLDLSFFDPVCAGCRQILGNPGTSVPEIFAILRQWTPQTQQSLELLVEEILKRGANVNDRDGLTDMTLLHYASKAGAAGIGDPDLAAQVVTDLLNRGADVNIRCRWTNMTALHYAAYFDVVPVLKVLLKTTKALDIDSACSEFEHGTALHIAASNLAHEAIKVLVQNGANPGLKDDLGRVPIDCVPDPNNFDADSDMSNLAKRVRKTLQEASPSSPSKPPPNYDLVHSKVTLQALGLQLGDKIVVSGVKSGYLRYCGPTEFASGVWAGIELDEPLGKNDGSIGGISYFKCPNNYGIFAPISKVMKPGAVPVSRTPPPTPLRSLSKGHVDVSRVTARVDTGLSKSRASSLSDSGDMEVGDRVIVAGQRKGTIRFVGETQFAPGTWYGVELDRPAGKNDGGVGGVQYFSCRPKHGVFAPLSRIQKLGDRRFSSNESLDTISWGAVSERVDRKRQTRSKTPTKSPRPGVSITRTPGSRQAFTLEVGMSVLCNNELGTVRYIGPTDVGEGTWLGVELRTPKGKNDGSVQGRRYFSCRAEHGLLVRPNKVTVRGINGAKLLGEATPTSNSSSSFNHTTSRHSRASAEREWPSSAEMNAKT
- the LOC143295313 gene encoding CAP-Gly domain-containing linker protein 4-like isoform X3 gives rise to the protein MTLEDTGCDITTTTTTSKSPSPSQPCSKPVIHPCVDPPLCDNCQRLDLSFFDPVCAGCRQILGNPGTSVPEIFAILRQWTPQTQQSLELLVEEILKRGANVNDRDGLTDMTLLHYASKAGAAGIGDPDLAAQVVTDLLNRGADVNIRCRWTNMTALHYAAYFDVVPVLKVLLKTTKALDIDSACSEFEHGTALHIAASNLAHEAIKVLVQNGANPGLKDDLGRVPIDCVPDPNNFDADSDMSNLAKRVRKTLQEASPSSPSKPPPNYDLVHSKVTLQALGLQLGDKIVVSGVKSGYLRYCGPTEFASGVWAGIELDEPLGKNDGSIGGISYFKCPNNYGIFAPISKVMKPGAVPVSRTPPPTPLRSLSKGHVDVSRVTARVDTGLSKSRASSLSDSGDMEVGDRVIVAGQRKGTIRFVGETQFAPGTWYGVELDRPAGKNDGGVGGVQYFSCRPKHGVFAPLSRIQKLGDRRFSSNESLDTISWGAVSERVDRKRQTRSKTPTKSPRPGVSITRTPGSRQAFTLEVGMSVLCNNELGTVRYIGPTDVGEGTWLGVELRTPKGKNDGSVQGRRYFSCRAEHGLLVRPNKVTVRGINGAKLLGEATPTSNSSSSFNHTTSRHSRASAEREWPSSAEMNAKT